A part of Caldisalinibacter kiritimatiensis genomic DNA contains:
- a CDS encoding S-layer homology domain-containing protein translates to KAEDKGYIIIASENGIINGYPDKTFKPNGEATRAEASQMIVNMFDALDRGIDIGEENNSQEDTSQEIEYSKNLLNAKYVNADEFKIDENGEITIQGNEVKGVLIDNLDEKVIKVASALVENPYKENYV, encoded by the coding sequence AAAGCAGAAGATAAAGGATACATAATTATTGCTAGTGAAAATGGAATTATAAATGGCTATCCAGACAAAACATTTAAGCCAAATGGTGAAGCTACAAGAGCCGAGGCAAGTCAAATGATAGTAAATATGTTTGATGCTTTAGATAGAGGTATTGATATAGGAGAGGAAAACAATTCACAGGAAGATACTTCACAAGAAATAGAATATAGCAAAAATTTATTAAATGCTAAATATGTTAATGCTGATGAATTCAAAATTGATGAAAATGGAGAAATAACCATACAAGGAAATGAAGTAAAAGGAGTTTTAATAGACAACCTAGATGAAAAAGTTATTAAAGTGGCTAGTGCTTTAGTAGAAAATCCATACAAAGAAAATTATGTT